The Melospiza melodia melodia isolate bMelMel2 chromosome 23, bMelMel2.pri, whole genome shotgun sequence genome contains a region encoding:
- the NEFL gene encoding neurofilament light polypeptide: MSSYGYDPFFPSYKRRYADSPRIHVSVRSGGGFGSARSAYSSLSAPVSSVSVRRSYATSSASSSLLHSVDSLDLSQVAAISNDLKSIRSQERAQLQDLNDRFACFIERVHELEQQNKVLEAELLVLRQKHAEPSRFRALYEQEIRELRLAAEEATSEKQALQGERESLEETLRGLQARYEEEVLSREDAEARLLEVRKGADEAALARAELEKRVDSLLDELAFLKKVHEEELAELQAQIQYAHLSVEMDVSAKPDLSAALRDIRAQYEKLAARNMQNAEEWFRSRFTVLSESAAKNTDAVRAAKDEVSESRRLLKAKTLEIEATRGMNEALEKQLQELEEKQSADISALQDTINKLENELRTTKSEMARYLKEYQDLLNVKMALDIEIAAYRKLLEGEETRLSFTSVGSITSGYSQSAPSFGRSAYSGLQASSYLMSARSFPTYYSSHVQEEQIEIEETIEAAKAGEAKAAPAEEAEEEEKEEGEEEAGEEAEEEEEGAKEESEEAKEGEEEEGEGEETAAEEGEESQEAAEEGGEEEKEEKEEKEEKEAAGKEESEGKKKA; encoded by the exons GTCCTACAAGCGGCGCTACGCGGACAGCCCGCGCATCCATGTGTCGGTGCGCAGCGGCGGCGGCTTCGGCTCGGCGCGCTCCGCGTACTCCAGCCTGTCCGCGCCCGTGTCCTCCGTGTCCGTGCGCCGCAGCTACGCCACCTCCAGCGCCTCCAGCTCGCTGCTGCACTCGGTGGACAGCCTGGACCTGAGCCAGGTGGCCGCCATCAGCAACGACCTCAAGTCCATCCGCAGCCAGGAGCGAGCGCAGCTGCAGGACCTCAACGACCGCTTCGCCTGCTTCATCGAGCGCGTCCACgagctggagcagcagaacaAGGTGCTGGAGGCCGAGCTGCTGGTGCTGCGGCAGAAGCACGCCGAGCCCTCCCGCTTCCGAGCGCTGTACGAGCAGGAGATCCGCGAGCTGCGCCTGGCCGCCGAGGAGGCGACGAGCGAGAAGCAGGCGCTGCAGGGCGAGCGGGAGAGCCTGGAGGAGACGCTGCGCGGGCTGCAGGCGCGCTACGAGGAGGAGGTGCTGAGCCGCGAGGACGCGGAGGCGCGGCTGCTCGAGGTGCGCAAGGGCGCGGACGAGGCGGCGCTGGCGCGGGCGGAGCTGGAGAAGCGCGTGGACAGCCTGCTGGACGAGCTGGCCTTCCTCAAGAAGGTGCACGAGGAGGAGCTGGCCGAGCTGCAGGCGCAGATCCAGTACGCGCACCTGTCCGTGGAGATGGACGTGTCGGCCAAGCCCGACCTGTCGGCCGCGCTGCGCGACATCCGCGCGCAGTACGAGAAGCTGGCGGCGCGCAACATGCAGAACGCCGAGGAGTGGTTCCGCAGCCGCTTCACCGTGCTCAGCGAGAGCGCCGCCAAGAACACGGACGCCGTGCGAGCCGCCAAGGACGAGGTGTCCGAGAGCCGCCGCCTGCTCAAAGCCAAGACGCTGGAGATCGAGGCCACCCGCGGCATGAACGAGGCGCTGGagaagcagctgcaggagctggaagAGAAGCAGAGCGCGGATATCTCCGCCCTGCAG GATACAATCAACAAATTGGAGAATGAGCTGAGAACCACAAAGAGTGAGATGGCTCGGTACTTGAAGGAATATCAGGACCTGCTCAATGTGAAAATGGCCCTGGACATCGAAATTGCAGCTTATAG gaagctgctggagggggaggaGACCCGGCTGAGCTTCACCAGCGTGGGCAGCATCACCAGCGGGTACAGCCAGAGCGCCCCCAGCTTCGGCAGGTCCGCCTACAGCGGCCTCCAGGCCAGCTCCTACCTGATGAGCGCCCGCTCCTTCCCCACCTACTACTCCAGCCACGTGCAGGAGGAGCAGATTGAGATCGAGGAAACCATCGAGGCTGCTAAAGCAGGAGAGGCCAAGGCAGCCCCTGCAGAagaggctgaggaggaggagaaggaggaaggagaggaggaagcAGGGGAAGAGgctgaagaagaggaggaag GTGCCAAGGAGGAATCAGAAGAAGCCAAAgagggtgaggaagaggaaggagagggggaagaaacagcagcagaagaAGGGGAGGAGTCCCAGGAAGCTGCTGAGGAAGGtggtgaggaggagaaggaggagaaggaggagaaggaggagaaggaagcagcaggaaaggaggagagcgAAGGCAAGAAGAAGGCTTGA